A region of Ornithodoros turicata isolate Travis chromosome 5, ASM3712646v1, whole genome shotgun sequence DNA encodes the following proteins:
- the LOC135395607 gene encoding uncharacterized protein LOC135395607, producing the protein MGDDESSASCTFLAWQFLLSSAETWTIQQKLVLNLPNGGYVYHGSSGFFRFAAALEHCTAQEAVAASVETSGLPTVLGSFHGPEEQRRQLEQVLWQFDGIFTEKPDATSSAVSTKASDMGYLGFPRFLWPSGLSLPPSRRLGSCSPSSGPAFADSSSTALHHHLDGDGKWPTHLLGFTFPLAKPALTTQRRRPLQDTNPVQRSDAVGAPPVGPPATSNAGRETAVMSTLPGCETSQKHAPPRLPPRSSHRSGAYCHRCRRRPSDAQTTGIGSPHRVQNHEDQSTQSCFQRRLRRTESCAPSFRGRYPRRFRRPDGLLRRGSCGVVPQRKTGWQHRWEPVVIRGRFRSGYSIKCGAGGKDGGWWHDCRLDR; encoded by the exons atgggagacgacgaaagcagcgcttcgtgcaccttcctggcctggcagttcctgttatcctCGGCAGAGACTTGGACTATCCAGCAGAAGTTGGTGCTgaacctgcccaatggaggatacgtgtaccacggctcgtcgggatttttccgcttcgccgcagcactggaacactgcacagcacaggaagctgtggcagcgtccgttgaaacgtctgggctgccgactgtcttggggtcattccatggtcccgaggagcaacgccgtcagcttgaacaagtactgtggcagtttgacggaatctttaccgaaaaacctg ATGCAACGTCTTCCGCAGTCAGCACCAAGGCGTCGGACATGGGATACCTCGGGTTCCCGCGCTTCCTCTGGCCCTCCGGCCTTTCGCTTCCGCCGTCGCGAAGGCTCGGCTCGTGCTCCCCGTCCTCAGGACCAGCCTTCGCGGACTCATCCTCAACAGCACTCCATCACCACCTGGACGGTGATGGCAAATGGCCAACCCATCTCCTGGGCTTCACGTTCCCGCTGGCAAAGCCAGCCTTGACCACTCAGAGGCGACGACCTCTCCAAGACACCAACCCCGTTCAAAGGTCTGACGCTGTCGGAGCGCCACCCGTCGGACCCCCTGCAACCTCTAACGCAGGAAGAGAGACGGCTGTTATGTCCACTTTGCCTGGTTGCGAAACTTCACAGAAACACGCACCGCCGAGGCTCCCTCCACGCAGCTCGCACCGAAGCGGCGCGTACTGCCACAGATGTAGGCGCCGCCCTAGCGACGCTCAGACGACTGGGATCGGATCTCCTCACCGAGTCCAGAACCATGAAGACCAGTCAACCCAGTCCTGCTTTCAGCGGCGCCTCCGTCGGACAGAAAGTTGTGCCCCAAGCTTCAGAGGACGCTATCCTCGTCGCTTCCGACGACCTGATGGACTTTTAAGGAGGGGGAGTTGTGGCGTGGTTCCGCAGCGGAAGACTGGATGGCAGCACCGGTGGGAACCGGTTGTGATCAGAGGGCGTTTCCGTTCGGGATACAGCATAAAATGCGGTGCAGGAGGGAAAGACGGAGGTTGGTGGCATGATTGTCGGCTGGACCGTTGA